A single window of Psychromonas ingrahamii 37 DNA harbors:
- a CDS encoding Maf family protein: MNVSIYLASSSPRRSELLNQIGVLFDRVKAAIEEKPETGESAQDYVLRLALQKAQAGFKNSDKERPVLGADTIIVIDQKILEKPRDKKHAREMLQLLSGRVHQVFTAVALVQGVYTKSTLVKTEVSFKKLSEQDISDYWRSGEPVGKAAGYAIQGIAGKFINNISGSYSGVVGLPLFETAELIREFMEEVNH; encoded by the coding sequence ATGAACGTTTCTATCTATCTTGCATCGAGTTCACCTCGTCGTAGTGAACTTCTAAATCAAATTGGAGTCTTATTTGATCGAGTGAAAGCTGCCATTGAAGAAAAACCGGAAACAGGTGAATCAGCGCAGGATTATGTTTTACGTTTAGCATTACAAAAAGCGCAAGCAGGTTTCAAAAATAGCGATAAAGAGAGACCCGTTTTAGGGGCTGATACAATTATTGTTATTGATCAAAAAATATTAGAAAAACCACGTGATAAAAAACATGCCCGGGAGATGCTGCAATTATTGTCGGGGCGAGTTCATCAAGTCTTTACTGCAGTGGCACTGGTACAAGGTGTTTATACAAAAAGTACTCTGGTTAAAACCGAGGTGAGTTTTAAAAAATTGAGTGAGCAGGATATCTCTGATTACTGGCGCTCCGGTGAACCTGTTGGTAAGGCTGCTGGTTATGCTATTCAAGGAATTGCCGGAAAGTTCATTAACAATATATCAGGTAGTTATAGTGGCGTTGTTGGGCTGCCGCTTTTTGAAACAGCAGAACTGATTCGTGAGTTTATGGAAGAAGTTAATCATTAA
- a CDS encoding sensor domain-containing diguanylate cyclase — MSDSIEFLKSVLNTITDQIVVIDKNGDIKFVNHSWTEFGRDNDCQIKTEWIGINYLNGYDNTSGADADFGVTAVNGIRAVIIGQQPDFYLEYACHSPDEKRFFMMQVTPFIHQEVQFFVISHKNITNRKLAEEKVLHLSQIDGLTGIANRRYFDETLENEWKRCARSKQPLTLAMIDVDHFKLLNDTYGHQAGDNSLVMIGNLLKDLAQRPADLCCRYGGEEFAIIMPQTSNAQAVHIASKLITLIAALNIPNKKSPTKAILTVSIGLATVLPSQENDTRSLIAKADKSLYRAKKKGRNRVESNL, encoded by the coding sequence ATGTCAGATTCAATTGAATTTCTTAAATCAGTACTTAATACGATCACCGACCAGATAGTTGTTATAGATAAGAACGGTGATATAAAATTTGTCAATCACAGCTGGACTGAGTTTGGCCGGGATAATGATTGTCAAATAAAGACTGAATGGATTGGCATAAATTACCTTAATGGATATGATAATACTTCTGGGGCAGACGCTGATTTCGGCGTTACGGCAGTAAATGGAATTCGAGCCGTCATTATCGGGCAACAGCCTGATTTTTACCTTGAATATGCTTGTCATAGTCCAGATGAAAAACGATTTTTCATGATGCAGGTAACACCTTTTATACATCAGGAAGTCCAATTTTTTGTCATCTCTCATAAAAATATTACTAATCGAAAGTTAGCCGAGGAAAAAGTCCTTCACTTATCCCAGATTGATGGTCTCACCGGTATTGCCAATAGGCGATATTTTGATGAGACCCTTGAAAATGAGTGGAAGCGCTGTGCTCGTTCAAAACAACCACTTACACTTGCCATGATTGATGTTGATCATTTTAAGTTGCTCAATGACACATATGGGCATCAAGCCGGTGATAATAGTCTGGTAATGATTGGCAATCTGCTTAAAGACTTAGCTCAAAGACCTGCCGACCTCTGTTGCAGATACGGTGGAGAGGAGTTTGCAATCATTATGCCACAAACATCAAACGCTCAGGCTGTGCATATTGCCAGTAAACTTATAACACTTATCGCAGCTCTTAACATTCCCAATAAAAAATCACCCACCAAAGCAATATTAACAGTGAGTATTGGTCTGGCTACTGTCTTACCCAGTCAAGAAAATGATACAAGAAGTCTCATTGCTAAAGCAGATAAATCACTTTACAGAGCAAAAAAGAAGGGAAGAAATCGAGTTGAGTCGAACCTTTAG
- a CDS encoding rod shape-determining protein, whose protein sequence is MFKMFRGMFSNDLSIDLGTANTLIYVKDQGIVLNEPSVVAIRLDKNGAGKSVAAVGYEAKQMLGKTPGNIQAIRPLKDGVIADFYITEKMLQHFIKQVHNNSFLRPSPRVLVCVPCGSTQVERRAIRESAQGAGAREVYLIDEPMAAAIGAGMPVSEAKGSMVVDIGGGTTEVAVISLNGVVYSASVRIGGDKFDEAIINYVRRNYGCTIGEITAERIKHSIAIAYPIDEIREIEVRGMNVAEGLPRSFTLNSNEILEALQEPLSGIVSAVMLALEKTPPELAADIAETGMVLTGGGALLCELDRLLSEESGIPVIVADEPLTCVARGGGMALEMIDTYGRDLFNSD, encoded by the coding sequence ATGTTTAAAATGTTCCGGGGTATGTTTTCTAACGATCTGTCGATCGATTTAGGAACTGCCAACACGCTTATTTATGTAAAAGACCAAGGCATAGTCTTAAATGAGCCTTCAGTTGTTGCAATTCGTTTAGATAAAAACGGTGCGGGTAAAAGTGTTGCTGCTGTGGGTTATGAAGCTAAGCAGATGTTAGGTAAAACACCTGGTAATATTCAAGCCATTCGTCCGCTAAAAGATGGTGTCATTGCAGATTTTTATATTACCGAAAAGATGCTTCAACATTTTATCAAGCAGGTACATAACAATAGCTTTTTACGCCCGAGCCCACGCGTTTTAGTGTGTGTGCCATGCGGATCAACCCAAGTTGAACGTCGTGCTATTCGTGAATCTGCACAGGGTGCGGGTGCACGAGAGGTTTATTTAATTGATGAGCCAATGGCTGCCGCCATCGGAGCGGGTATGCCGGTGTCCGAAGCAAAAGGTTCGATGGTTGTGGATATTGGCGGAGGCACGACGGAAGTTGCTGTGATCTCTTTAAATGGTGTGGTTTATTCTGCCTCGGTACGTATTGGCGGTGATAAATTTGACGAGGCGATCATCAATTATGTCCGTCGTAACTATGGCTGTACTATTGGCGAAATCACGGCTGAACGTATTAAACACAGCATTGCAATAGCTTACCCGATCGACGAGATTAGAGAGATTGAAGTACGCGGAATGAATGTTGCCGAAGGCCTTCCCCGCAGCTTTACACTTAATAGTAATGAAATATTAGAAGCCCTGCAGGAGCCTTTAAGTGGGATTGTTTCTGCAGTTATGCTGGCGCTAGAGAAAACACCACCTGAATTGGCAGCTGATATTGCTGAAACGGGCATGGTTTTAACCGGAGGCGGGGCATTATTATGTGAATTAGACCGATTGCTTTCTGAGGAATCCGGCATTCCGGTGATTGTTGCTGACGAGCCGCTTACTTGTGTGGCTCGTGGAGGCGGTATGGCACTTGAAATGATTGATACCTATGGTCGTGATCTGTTTAACTCAGACTGA
- the mreC gene encoding rod shape-determining protein MreC, giving the protein MKTIFTRGPSFLLRLSIVVVFSVFLFVADSNFNLFASSRIYLNSLVSPVQYVADLPEKLFSAISASVMTRHELKARNQQLEKDNLHLKADRLLLTQLENENKQLRELLSSNRTFTNKRMITEVMSLRSDPFSHQLLIDKGAVNGVYVGQPVINEDGVVGQVSQVGSTTSRVLLIVDVSHGIPVRVQRNDLIAVLHGSGDWNRLNVPFVQSNADLKEGDLLVTSGLGGRFPAGYPVATISHVNYQEGAAYADVSATPVAPLHRSRYLLLLWNEDQYNESDLSKDRLTTSAALATENADNSKTSPDSLNTLETDKKIEPLESKNVIVQ; this is encoded by the coding sequence ATGAAAACAATTTTTACGCGCGGCCCTTCATTTTTATTAAGACTATCCATAGTGGTAGTTTTTTCGGTTTTTTTATTTGTTGCTGACAGCAACTTCAATCTCTTTGCATCATCACGTATTTATTTAAACTCCCTGGTCAGCCCTGTGCAATACGTTGCTGATCTGCCTGAAAAATTATTCAGTGCCATCTCTGCTAGTGTGATGACTCGCCATGAGTTAAAAGCGCGTAATCAACAGTTAGAAAAAGACAATTTACATCTCAAAGCTGACCGCCTATTACTCACCCAATTAGAAAATGAAAATAAGCAGTTACGTGAGCTGCTCAGCTCAAATCGCACCTTTACCAACAAAAGAATGATAACCGAAGTGATGAGTTTACGCTCAGATCCCTTTTCTCATCAGTTATTGATCGATAAAGGCGCGGTAAACGGTGTTTATGTCGGCCAACCTGTTATTAATGAAGATGGTGTGGTTGGACAAGTTTCTCAGGTAGGCAGTACAACCAGTCGGGTTTTACTGATTGTTGATGTAAGCCATGGTATTCCGGTGCGCGTTCAGCGTAATGATCTTATTGCCGTGCTCCATGGTAGTGGTGATTGGAATAGGCTAAATGTGCCTTTTGTACAAAGTAATGCCGATTTAAAAGAAGGTGATTTACTGGTCACGTCAGGTTTGGGGGGGCGTTTCCCTGCAGGTTACCCGGTTGCGACAATAAGCCATGTTAATTATCAAGAAGGCGCGGCTTACGCTGATGTGAGCGCAACACCTGTTGCTCCCCTCCACCGCAGCCGTTATTTATTGTTGTTATGGAATGAGGATCAATATAATGAATCTGATTTATCAAAGGATAGATTAACAACATCAGCGGCACTGGCCACAGAGAATGCTGATAATTCAAAGACAAGCCCTGATTCTCTGAACACGCTAGAGACAGACAAAAAAATCGAACCGCTGGAATCGAAAAATGTCATTGTTCAGTAA
- the mreD gene encoding rod shape-determining protein MreD: MSLFSNYMAIYFTYFAGLVCAIVPLPIMLNAFRPDWMILIIFYWVLALPHRVSIVHAFILGVVFDLLLGSTLGMHALLFSFLAYIVITNYQLFRYFTLVQTTLLVGLYSLLSKLALYLMASSLQDIILHQSYFWSVFTSMLVWPWFFLFLRFIRRRFKVV, encoded by the coding sequence ATGTCATTGTTCAGTAACTATATGGCCATTTACTTTACTTATTTTGCAGGTTTAGTCTGTGCTATTGTTCCTCTTCCTATCATGCTGAATGCTTTTCGTCCCGATTGGATGATCCTTATTATTTTTTATTGGGTACTCGCATTACCGCATCGGGTTAGCATCGTGCATGCGTTTATTTTAGGGGTAGTATTTGACCTTTTATTAGGCTCTACGTTAGGCATGCATGCCTTATTATTTTCATTTTTAGCCTACATAGTCATTACCAATTACCAACTTTTTCGTTATTTCACTCTGGTACAAACAACCCTCTTAGTCGGTTTGTATTCTTTACTGTCGAAACTGGCGTTATATTTGATGGCATCAAGCTTACAAGATATTATTTTACATCAATCTTATTTCTGGTCAGTCTTTACCTCGATGCTGGTTTGGCCCTGGTTTTTTCTTTTTTTGCGTTTTATTCGTCGCCGTTTTAAGGTCGTATAA
- the rng gene encoding ribonuclease G, with protein sequence MSVELLMNITPTETRVALVEGGVLQELHIERQATKGIVGNIYKGKVSRVLAGMQAAFVDIGLEKAAFLHASDIVPFTECVAKNEKAKFKVADISQLVRPGQDIMVQVVKDPLGTKGARLTTDITLPSRYLVFMPGTGHVGVSQRIESAQERERLKVIAQGCCVNDLGGFIIRTAADGAPEKELINDAAFLLRVWRKVLTRRKRTASKNRLLYRDLGLAFRILRDFVGEEIDRVRIDSRLNFSLIQKFTHDFVPELEDKIECYRGKSPIFDLFDVENEVQRALERKVELKSGGYLIIDQTEAMTTVDINTGAFVGHRNLEETIFNTNIEATQAIARQLRLRNLGGIIIIDFIDMQSVEHKRRVFNSLEQALSKDRVKTNINDFSPLGLIEMTRKRTQESLEHIFCGVCEQCSGRGYIKTVETVCYEVLREILRVNRAYDADRFVVYTSPKVAEALTGDESHNLAELVLFMEKPVKINAEPLYGQEQFDVVMM encoded by the coding sequence ATGTCCGTTGAATTATTAATGAATATCACCCCCACCGAAACACGCGTTGCGTTAGTTGAAGGTGGTGTACTGCAAGAGCTACATATAGAGCGTCAGGCGACCAAAGGAATTGTTGGTAATATATACAAAGGCAAAGTCAGCAGAGTGTTAGCCGGCATGCAAGCCGCTTTTGTTGATATTGGCTTGGAAAAGGCGGCATTTTTACATGCTTCAGACATTGTGCCCTTTACAGAATGTGTTGCCAAGAATGAAAAAGCAAAATTTAAAGTTGCAGATATCTCACAACTTGTCCGTCCAGGGCAGGATATTATGGTGCAGGTGGTTAAAGATCCGCTCGGCACTAAGGGAGCCCGTCTTACAACTGATATAACCTTGCCTTCACGCTATTTGGTTTTTATGCCTGGAACAGGCCATGTTGGTGTATCACAGCGTATTGAAAGTGCACAGGAACGTGAACGTTTAAAGGTAATCGCCCAAGGCTGCTGTGTCAATGATCTGGGCGGCTTTATTATCCGTACAGCGGCAGATGGCGCACCGGAAAAGGAGTTGATTAACGATGCGGCTTTTTTACTCCGAGTTTGGCGTAAAGTATTGACGCGTCGTAAGCGGACTGCTAGCAAAAACAGGCTACTTTACCGTGACTTAGGACTCGCATTTCGTATACTGAGAGATTTTGTTGGTGAGGAAATAGACAGAGTACGTATTGATTCGCGATTAAATTTTAGTCTGATTCAGAAGTTTACCCATGATTTTGTACCTGAACTGGAGGATAAAATCGAATGTTACCGGGGTAAAAGCCCTATTTTTGATCTGTTCGATGTTGAAAATGAAGTGCAGCGTGCATTAGAGCGTAAGGTGGAACTTAAATCAGGTGGATATTTGATTATTGATCAGACCGAAGCGATGACCACTGTTGATATTAATACCGGTGCATTTGTTGGCCATAGAAATCTTGAAGAGACGATATTTAATACCAATATTGAAGCGACACAGGCTATTGCCAGGCAATTACGTTTACGCAATTTAGGCGGTATTATTATTATTGATTTCATCGACATGCAGTCAGTTGAACATAAACGCAGAGTATTTAACAGTTTAGAACAAGCATTGTCAAAAGATCGTGTTAAAACCAATATCAATGATTTTTCTCCCTTAGGTTTAATTGAAATGACACGCAAACGCACGCAGGAAAGTTTAGAGCATATTTTCTGTGGTGTTTGTGAGCAGTGTAGTGGACGCGGTTATATTAAAACAGTAGAAACCGTTTGTTATGAAGTTCTGCGTGAAATATTACGCGTGAATCGCGCCTATGATGCTGATCGTTTTGTTGTTTATACGTCACCTAAAGTGGCTGAGGCATTAACGGGGGATGAATCTCATAACCTGGCTGAATTAGTTTTATTTATGGAAAAACCGGTTAAAATTAATGCTGAGCCTCTCTATGGTCAAGAACAGTTTGATGTTGTAATGATGTGA